The nucleotide sequence GCAGCGCTACCTCAACGCCCGCAGCACCCTGACCACCCTCCTCAGCCACGGCGTGGTGCCCATCGTCAACGAGAACGACACGGTGGTGATCGACGAAATCCGCTTCGGCGACAACGACACCCTGGGCGCGCTGGTGGCCAATCTGATCGAAGCCGATCTTCTCGTCATTTTGACCGATCAGCCGGGGCTGTTCGACAAAGACCCGGGGTTATACTCCGACGCCCGGCGCATTTCCGAAATCAGCGTCGACGACCCGCACCTGGATCGGATCGCCGGCGGCAGTCGCAGCGGCCTCGGTCGCGGCGGCATGATCACCAAGGTCCGGGCCGCCCGCTTGGCGGCCCGCTCCGGCACCGGTACGATCATCGTCGGCGGCCAGGAGCCGGACGTCCTGCCGCGCCTGCTTCGCGGAGAAGCGCTGGGGACGTTTTTGATCCCCGACAGCGAACCCCTGATTGCCCGCAAACGCTGGCTGATCGGCCAGTTCCAGGTCAAAGGACGCCTGATCCTCGATGCGGGCGCGGTCCGCGCCCTTAGACAGGAAGGCAAAAGCCTGTTGCCCATCGGGGTGCGCCAGGTGGAAGGCGGCTTTCGACGCGGCGACGTGGTGAGCTGTCTCAGCGAGGAGGGGTACGAAGTCGCCCGAGGATTGATCAATTACGACGCTCAGGAAGCGCGCCAGATTCACGGCCAACCCAGCCATCGGATCGCCGCGATCCTAGGCTACGTGGACGAACCGGAATTGATCCACCGGGACAATCTGGTCTTGCTTTAAACGAGAAAGCCGCAGGCGGGAAGCCCGCGGCCGGCACAACTTGGAATAATCAGGCGGAAGCCTGGGACAATGCCTTCACCCGGGCATTGAGACGGCTTTTCGTACGGGCGGCGTTGTTCTTGTGCAAGATGCCCTTGTTCACCATCGAATCGATCACGGGGACCGCTTTCCGATAGGCTTCCCGGGCCCCTTCCAAGTCACCCTTCTCGGTCGCCTTGGTCACGCTTTTGATGAAAGAGCGCATGCGGCTCCGATGGGCCTTGTTGAGAAAATAACGTTTCTGTGCTTGACGCGCGCGTTTTCTAGCTGATGCTATGTTAGCCAAATCGATCCCCTTTTGACCGTTGTTTTAAATAAACTTTATATTATTTAGACAAATCCCATCCTTGTCAACGCATTATCGCCCTAGAATTCTCCGCCTGCCGGATTCTAACGGCGGTCCAACCTCGCTTTTCCAAAACCCTTCTTTTTTACTCCACCCGCCGCGCACAGAGAACCGGCGAAAACGTCGGAATTGGTATCTCATACCGGCTATGCCAAAATATGTGTTTGCAGCTCACAGGCAAACATTCGGGCAAGGGATCGATCAAGATGCGCGCCCCTTTTTCTTTACCCCATTTTTTAATATTTTTCTTCCTGCTGGTGTTTTTGCTGGTCTTCGTCCAGCTGCACCTGATTTCCCTGACCTTCGAAAAATTGGGGTTGTCGCCCGAGGCGACCTTTTTGATGTTATTGGGGTCGCTGCTGGGCAGCGGAATCAATCTGCCAATGTTTACGCTGCGATCGTCTCCTCCGCCCGAAGCGATCGAAACGCCTTTCGGCTTGTTGCGTTTGCCTCCTCGGCCCTTCACCGGCAAGACGGTGATCGCCGTCAACGTGGGCGGGTGTTTGATTCCGCTGCTGTTTTCGATCTATCTGGTCAGCCGCTTGAACCTCCCTCTTGAAATGTTGGGCTTGGGGATTGCGATCGTCGCCGCGATCAGTCATCTCCTCAGCCGTCCCATCCCAGGACTGGGCATCGGCATGCCCATGCTCGTCGCACCGCTGACCGCGGCCAGCCTGGCGCTTCTTCTAGGAGACGATCACCGGGCGCCCTTCGCCTACATCAGCGGCACATTGGGCGTTCTGATCGGCGCCGATCTTCTGCGCCTTAAGGATATCCGCACTCTCGGCGCGCCCATCGCTTCCATCGGCGGCGCCGGCACCTTCGACGGTATTTTCATGACCGGCATATTGGCGGTTCTGCTTAGCTAGATTCCGTTGACATTTGCAGCTGGGTTTATCCAAATATCAACCAACCTAACCTTTGATACAAATCATCGGTTTCAGACGCGCCACCAACCTGGCCAAGCCGGCTTTATCGGCGGCTTGCACCACCGCATCCACATCTTTATAAGCATCGGGCGCTTCTTCCGCCACCCCGCGCAGCGATGGGCTGCGTATGACGATGCCTTGGCGCGCCAATGCCCCCACCACCTGCTGACCTTTCCAGGTTCGGGTGGCCTGACGGCGGCTCATCGCCCTTCCCGCGCCGTGACAAGCCGAGGCTAGAGACAGCTTCTCTCCCTTCTCCGTCCCCACCAGAATATAAGACGCGGTCCCCATGGACCCGCCGATGATCACCGGTTGTCCCACCGCTCGCAAACGCTCGGGTATCGCCGGATGCCCCGGACCGAAAGCGCGGGTCGCTCCCTTGCGATGCACGAAGACCTCCTTCGATTCCCCGTCGATGACGTGGGTTTCCTGTTTGCAGGTGTTGTGAGACACGTCGTAAATCAGGGTCAGATCGGCTTGGGGTAGCCATTCGGCGAAGACCTTCCGCACCAAGTGGGTGATGATCTGGCGATTGGCCAGGGCGCAATTGATCCCGGCCCGCATCGCGCCCAAATAGCTTCTGCCCACCGGCGACGCCAACGGCGCGCAGGCCAACTCCCGATCGGGAAGCTGGATTCCGTGCTGGGCGGCCGCCTGCTGCATTTTCTTCAAGTATTCCGTACCGATCTGGTGCCCCAAACCCCGCGAACCGCAGTGGATGGTCACCACGATCTCGTCCGGGTGAAGACCGAAGGCATCGGCCACCTTCGAGTCGTAGATTTGGTCCACCACCTGGATTTCCAGATAGTGGTTGCCGGATCCCAAAGTGCCCATTTCCCGGCGCTGACGCTTTTTGGCGTGAGGCGAAACCTCCGCCGGCACCGCGCCTTTCATGCGACCGTTTTCCTCGATCCGTTCCAGATCTTCGCGGCGCCCGTATCCTTGCGCCACCGCCCATTGCGCACCCCCCGACAGCATCGCTTCCATTTCCCGGTCGCTCAGGCTGATGTTGCCGCGGCTGCCCACCCCGACGGGTACCGTGGCAAACAAGGCATCGGCCAATTCCTTGGCGAGGGGCTCGATGTCTTGCCGGTGGAGTCCCGTAGCCAGGGTTCGAACCCCGCAGGAAATATCGAACCCCACCCCGCCGGCGGAAATCACGCCGCCTTGTTTGGGATCGAAGGCCGCCACCCCACCGATGGGAAAACCGTACCCCCAATGGGCGTCGGGCATCACATAGCAGGCCCCGACGATTCCCGGAAGCTTGGTGACATTGCCGGCCTGCTCCGCCACTTTGGCGTCCATCGACCCGATCAACTCCTCGTCAGCGAAAATCAATACCGGCGCGCGCATGTCCCCGGATGGGGGAATCCGCCAGAGATATTCATCCACCCGCTCGAGTTTGCTGGTATCCATTGGTGTCTCCTGCAACCTTTATTTCCGATCAAAATGCGGTCTCTAGACATCCAACACGCATTGCGCCAACCAGCCGCCCTGCGCCGACCTCGCCACCTTCAATTCGGTGTAGGTAGCCCCTTTGACCTCCACCGCCGGCTGGTGTTTCGCTCGATCCACCGCTTCGCCCCGAAGGGTCGCGCGAAGATGCCGATCGTCGATGCGGACGTCGTATCGGGAAAAGAGCATTCCCCGAACCGCCATCTCGTAAATCACCGCATTGAGAAAATCCACCAGCAACAGTTCCAGATCGCCTTCATCGTCGCGTCCGAACTCGATTTCCACCGTATCGCGGGGCGCCACGACGGCCGGATCGGTCACCACCGCGGTCATCGCCACCGCCGCCCGGGCGAATGCCTCGGCGGGTGTATCCCCGAACCCACGCACGCCGATATCGGCCATGTGTTCGAAATGTTCCCACGTAGAACAGCCCATGGCTACCCCCTGCTATCATGACGGCAATAAAAATAAATTTGGGGACGCCATGCTGGAAATCAAGCTGCTGATCCTGCTATTGGTCGCCAACGGCGCGCCGGTGGTGGCGTGGGATCTGTTCAAGGAGCGGTTCGCCTGGCCGGTGGATTGCGGGGCCGTTATGCCGGATGGGCGTTTTCTTCTGGGGCCGGCCAAAACTTGGCGCGGTCTGTTGGCTTCCCTTTTCACCACCGGCATCACGGCACCGCTGATCGGCTTCCCATGGACGCTTGGCGCGTGGGTGGCGGCGGCGGCGATGGCCGGCGATCTTCTGTCCAGTTTCGTCAAACGCCGGCTCGGCGTCCAAGCCAGCGACACGGCGCCGGGCTTGGATCAGATTCCGGAAAGCTTGCTGCCCCTGTGGGCGGTCAATGCCCATTTCGCCTTGGGCTGGGATCGGATCGGACTGTTGGTGGCCGTCTTCTATATTGCGGAAGTCTCTCTTTCGCCCCTGTTGTATCGTTTGGGCATCCGCAAACGCCCCTACTGAGCGCGGCGCAAGGTATGCAAGGTCACCTCCGGCGGACAGTTGAGGCGCACGTCCACCACGCTCACCCCGCAACCGCGCGAGGTATAGCCCTGCAAACCGGCGTAACGCCAGGGACCGGCGCATAACGCATAAGGCGCGCGGGCATTGCGCATCAAAGGGATGCCGCCGGGCAAACAGATTTGCCCGCCGTGGGTGTGGCCGCACAGCATCAGATCGCAACGGGCGTAGGCGGCGTTGCGATAGATCTCCGGGGAATGGGCCAAGAGCAGGCTCACGGCGCCTTGAGGAATCGATTCAACCGCCTTTTCCAGACTGTCGGCGCGATAATAATGGGGATCGTCGATGCCGGCCAGGTAGATCTCCGTATGCTCACGGCGGAGAGGTATCGCCTCGTTCATCAGCATCCGGATCCCCAAATCCTCCAAGCCCGGCACCATCCGGACGGTATCGTGATTGCCCAAAACTCCGTACAACGGCTGGCGCAGATGGGGCACGACCCTCGCCAAGGCATCCAGAGCCGGCTGCCAGGGGCCGAAGGTGCGAGCGCGGAAATCGCCGGTCAAGACGCAGGCGTCGTAATTCAGACCCTGCACGGCGGCAATCAGGGCATCCGGCAGATTGGGGCACATATCCAAATGCAGGTCGCTCAAATGCAGCAGAGTAAAACCCTCGAACGAAGCCGACAAACGGGGCAGGTAGACCTCGTTGCGAAGGACCCGGATACGCCGGGCGTTGCGCCGTCCCCGTCCGTGCAAGCCGCATAGGCGAAGCACGTGACGAATCACGCCGTGGACCGAATACCAATTTTCGAGATGGAAGAAATTACGCCCGACACCACCGAACACCCGCTGTTCAAAATCCTGTTCCATTCCCAGGCGCTGATTCAGATGGACGCGGCCGATTCGGCGTTCGAGCCGGGTCATGAGCGCCTTATCGATTTGGGATTCGAACCTATCGTTCATGGGCAAGACATACCGGAAAAGGCGGCTTCCGCTTCCCGGTAGAGCGGGTTCTCCTCCCCGGCGTAACGCGCGGAAAAATGAAACGGCACCATGCGCTTGGCCCCCACCCGACGGGCGATTTGTCCGGCCTGGGCGGCGGTCAGGTGATATTTTTCCGCAGCGGAATCGGCCGCATCCCGGGCAAAACCGGCTTCGATGTAGAGACAATCCACGCTCTCGAGCAACGACTTCAGACGGCGCAGATTCGGTTCATTGTAAAGCGTATCCACCACGTAGCCGACCTTCATCCCCGGAACGATGCGCAATATTTTTTCCTTCAGCTCGCCCAGGGTGAAACGCCGCATCTGGGCGACGCCATTCTCGCGCCATCGCGCCTCGATGGGAAAGTCATCGCGCTCGCCGCGCCAAATCGCCTGCTTGAGCGCCTGCAACCAGGGACCGGTGGGAAGACCCAACTCGTCCAAGCGGTTCTTCCAGATGTTGACGTGCCGGGATTCCTCCAAGGCGAATGCCAAACAGGGAATCTTGTGATCGAGGACCGCGGCGCGCACTTTGAGCCCGGGTTCCTTGAGCAGCTCCCCCTCCGCTACCCTTTCCGGAGGTAAAGATTCGCGGGCGAATCGATGCCGGCAGCGGAATTTCGCGCACCGCATGGTGTCTCCGCCGTCCCATTCCTGAACCCGGAAAACCAGCTCGTCGACGTAGTTCTCCACCAGATTCCAAGTATAACCGCCCAGGCGATGTTCGACCCGATCGATGAATCCGGAAGGCCCGTACAGATGGATTGTCTTGGCCCGGCCGAGACAAACCCGGAGGAGGTAATCGAAGCCGTAGAAATGATCCATGTGGGCATGGGAGACGAAAATATGGCTTAAGCGCAGCAACTTGCGGGGGGCGAGGGCATGAATATCCCCCAAATCGAAAAGAATGGCCCGCTTTCGAAACAAAAACTCCACATACAGCGCCGGATCGCCGAAGGGATCGTTGACCAGTTGGAGCTGGAAACTCGGTTTCACTGAGACGTTCAGCGTTCGGTAGCAGATGGGTTGAGAATTCTGCCGGTTTCCTGGTCCACTCGGATGTGCACCACCCGCCCATCCGGGGTCAACACCCGGATGACATGAACCGTGCGCCCGTCTTCGGTCACCGATTTCCCCCCCAATACCCGTCCGTCGATTTTCTTTTGCACCCGCTCGGCGGCCTTATCCAGATCGATCGCTTCCGCTATCATCGGCCCCACGACCAACAGACAAAGCAGCAAGCCTTTCCAGATTCGTTTGCCCCTCACCGCAAGGCTCCCCAGCCGTTCGTCAAGACCTGCCCCAGAGTGGTTCCCAGGGTCGTCCCGATCCGGCGGCTGAGCCGTTCCAGCACATCTTCCTTGGGCGTGAAATCGACGATTTTCTTGGCGCCGAATATTTCCTCGGCCACATAGCGGCTATCACCGATTCCGTCGACCAAGCCCAAATCGACGCTTTGGCTTCCCGTCCAAACCAAGCCGGAAAACAAGTCCGGATCGTCCTTGAGGCGCTCGCCCCTGCCTTGTTTCACCGCATCGATGAACTGGCGATGGATCCGGTCCAGCAGCCGTTGGACATGGGCCTTTTCTTCGGGGTTGACCGGCGAGAAAGGATCGAGCAGCGCTTTGTGTTCACCGGCGGTCAGCAGACGCCGTTCGACACCCAGCTTTTGGAGGGTTTCCACCAGCCCGAAGCCGTTCATGATAACCCCGATGGAACCGACGACGCTGGCGGGATTGACATAGATCTTATCGGCCGCCGCCGCGATGTAATAACAACCGGAAGCGCACACGTCGGTTACCACGGCGACGATGGGTAAATCCGGTTTTTCTTGCTTGATCCGGCGGATCGCCTCGTAAACATAGGCCGCTTGAACCGGGCTTCCTCCGGGAGAATTCATCTTCAGCAAAATTCCCCGGGCATTCGGGGCGGACGAAGCGCGCCGCAGCCCTTTGATAAGGGTTTCGGCATTCGCCCGGGAGTCCTCCATCAAGATGCCTTTGACATCCACCCGGGCGGTGACCTTGCCGTCCGGGCGCACCATTTCCGGCCACGGCCGCAAGGCGCTCACGGTGATCGCCACCAAATAGGCGAAAAACAACAGCTTGAAGAATATGTTCCAACGGCGTGCCCGGCGCCGTTCGGCGATCCCCTCCAGCGCCAGCTTCTCCAGCACATCCCGCTCCCAGGGGGACTCTTGCGGGGACTTTTCCGACCGGGTCTCCGATTCCTGTGCCATTTCTCCTCCAGGAATGATTGACAAATATAATTGTCGATTAAACTACCTGAACGTCTGCAAAACGACGCTATTTTTGATAATAAATCCGATAGATCACCCCGCGCTGGTCGTCGGAGACCAAAAGGGAGCCATCCGGAAGCTGCAAGATATCCACCGGCCGCCCGAAGGACTCGCCGTCCGGACGCAGCCAACCCTCGGCGAATACATGCTCCGCCACCGGTTCACCGTCCTTGAATTCCAGCCAGACTACTTTGTATCCCACCGGCTCGGAGCGGTTCCAGGAGCCGTGCTGGGCGACGAACAATTGCCCTCGATAGCGGGCGGGAAACTGATCTCCCGTGTAGAATCGCAATCCCAGGGGCGCCACGTGCGCTCCGAAACGCCAGGCCGGTGGCTCGAAGTCCTTGCAAGGTGCCAGTTTGCCGTAATTGGGGTCGGGAATGTCGCCCCCATGGCAGTAAGGATAGCCGAAATGGAGCCCCGCTTCGGAGACGCGGTTGAGTTCGTCCGGCGGACGGTCGTCACCGAGCCAATCGCGACCATTATTGGTGAACCACAACTCTTTCGTTTCGGGATGCCAGTCGAAGCCGACACTGTTGCGCACGCCGCGGGCAACGATTTCCAAACCGCCGCCATCCCGATCGAGACGCACCAAGGTGGCATAGATATCGTTTTTCGACAAGCAGATATTACACGGCGCCCCCACGTTCGTATAGAGCTTGCCGTCCGGCCCCACCCGGAGATACTTCCAGCCGTGCCACAAATCGGTCGGCAACGCATCGTAAACCACCTCCGGTTCGGGCGGATCGGCCAAGTGCCGGGCGATATCCGGGAAACGCAGGATCCGCGAGACTTCCGCCACATACAAATCGCCTTGATAAAACGCCACGCCGTTGGGCATGGTCAAGTCCTCGACGATCACGTACCGGCGCTCGGCCACCCCGTCTCCGTTCTCGTCGCGAAGCGCATACACCTTGCCGGCGGTGCGGCTGCCCACGTAAATCGTGCCGTCGTCGCCCAAACTCATGGAGCGGACGTTGGGGATATCCCGGGCAAACAGCTCGATCTGGAAGCCCGGAGGCAGTTTGATCAAGGATTCCACCGGATCTCGAACCGCCCATACCTCTACTGCCCAGGCCAAACTAAACAGCAGCGCAAACAGAATTCTCATTGCCGCCCTCCTCAATCGGGTTAGCTTCGATCAATTATCGACTTTCGGCTCGGCCATATTCAAGCCGGAACCGTTTTCCATGCCCCATTCCCATCGACTCCCCAAGCGTACCGGCGAAGCTATCCCAATAGGCGCCTTGTTTGGGCGATTCAATGCATGTTCCTTCCCAGCAGCGAATTTGCCGCTTTTTTACGCTTGAAAAGCGCCCCTTCAACCCCCATTTAGTCAATCGTAATCTTGTTGGAGGATCCATACCCTATGCGACGCATTCTATTGTTTGCGGCGACCAACGCCGCCATCCTGCTGATGATCAGCATCGTGTTTCAGTGGCTGGGGCTGGGCACGTTTCTGGACAGGCAGGGGGTTCACCTGAATTTGAACGCCTTGCTCATCTTCTCTGCCGTCATCGGCATGTCGGGGTCATTCATTTCGCTGGTGATTTCCAAGTGGATGGCCAAGACCTCCATGGGGGTCCACCTCATCGACCGTCCCCACAACCAGACCGAAACCTGGCTGCTTTCCACCGTGGAACATCTGGCGCGCCAGGCCGGGATCGGCATGCCCGAGGTGGGGATCTTTCAGAGTCCCCAGCCCAACGCCTTCGCCACCGGCATGGACAAGAACCATGCCTTGGTGGCGGTCAGCACCGGCTTGTTGCAATCCATGAGCGCCGAGGAAATCGAAGCGGTGCTGGGCCACGAGGTCAGTCACGTCGCCAACGGAGACATGGTCACGCTGACCCTGATTCAAGGGGTGGTCAATACCTTCGTGTACTTTTTCGCCACCATCATCGGCCATGTGGTGGACCGTACCTTGTTCCAATCCCAAGACGAGGAAGGCGGCTATGTCGGCTACGGTCCGGCCTATTACATCACCCAGTTGGTAGCCCAGATGGTATTGGGCATTTTGGCCTCCATGGTGGTGATGTGGTTCTCGCGCTGGCGGGAATTTCGCGCCGACGCCGGCGGCGCCCGGC is from Methylohalobius crimeensis 10Ki and encodes:
- a CDS encoding ribonuclease Z; the protein is MKPSFQLQLVNDPFGDPALYVEFLFRKRAILFDLGDIHALAPRKLLRLSHIFVSHAHMDHFYGFDYLLRVCLGRAKTIHLYGPSGFIDRVEHRLGGYTWNLVENYVDELVFRVQEWDGGDTMRCAKFRCRHRFARESLPPERVAEGELLKEPGLKVRAAVLDHKIPCLAFALEESRHVNIWKNRLDELGLPTGPWLQALKQAIWRGERDDFPIEARWRENGVAQMRRFTLGELKEKILRIVPGMKVGYVVDTLYNEPNLRRLKSLLESVDCLYIEAGFARDAADSAAEKYHLTAAQAGQIARRVGAKRMVPFHFSARYAGEENPLYREAEAAFSGMSCP
- a CDS encoding PQQ-dependent sugar dehydrogenase, with protein sequence MRILFALLFSLAWAVEVWAVRDPVESLIKLPPGFQIELFARDIPNVRSMSLGDDGTIYVGSRTAGKVYALRDENGDGVAERRYVIVEDLTMPNGVAFYQGDLYVAEVSRILRFPDIARHLADPPEPEVVYDALPTDLWHGWKYLRVGPDGKLYTNVGAPCNICLSKNDIYATLVRLDRDGGGLEIVARGVRNSVGFDWHPETKELWFTNNGRDWLGDDRPPDELNRVSEAGLHFGYPYCHGGDIPDPNYGKLAPCKDFEPPAWRFGAHVAPLGLRFYTGDQFPARYRGQLFVAQHGSWNRSEPVGYKVVWLEFKDGEPVAEHVFAEGWLRPDGESFGRPVDILQLPDGSLLVSDDQRGVIYRIYYQK
- a CDS encoding RtcB family protein gives rise to the protein MDTSKLERVDEYLWRIPPSGDMRAPVLIFADEELIGSMDAKVAEQAGNVTKLPGIVGACYVMPDAHWGYGFPIGGVAAFDPKQGGVISAGGVGFDISCGVRTLATGLHRQDIEPLAKELADALFATVPVGVGSRGNISLSDREMEAMLSGGAQWAVAQGYGRREDLERIEENGRMKGAVPAEVSPHAKKRQRREMGTLGSGNHYLEIQVVDQIYDSKVADAFGLHPDEIVVTIHCGSRGLGHQIGTEYLKKMQQAAAQHGIQLPDRELACAPLASPVGRSYLGAMRAGINCALANRQIITHLVRKVFAEWLPQADLTLIYDVSHNTCKQETHVIDGESKEVFVHRKGATRAFGPGHPAIPERLRAVGQPVIIGGSMGTASYILVGTEKGEKLSLASACHGAGRAMSRRQATRTWKGQQVVGALARQGIVIRSPSLRGVAEEAPDAYKDVDAVVQAADKAGLARLVARLKPMICIKG
- the htpX gene encoding protease HtpX yields the protein MRRILLFAATNAAILLMISIVFQWLGLGTFLDRQGVHLNLNALLIFSAVIGMSGSFISLVISKWMAKTSMGVHLIDRPHNQTETWLLSTVEHLARQAGIGMPEVGIFQSPQPNAFATGMDKNHALVAVSTGLLQSMSAEEIEAVLGHEVSHVANGDMVTLTLIQGVVNTFVYFFATIIGHVVDRTLFQSQDEEGGYVGYGPAYYITQLVAQMVLGILASMVVMWFSRWREFRADAGGARLAGRDKMIAALQALRRNAEPRDLQGEFAAFGISGAIGQGLMRLFMSHPPLEERIAALQKIQR
- a CDS encoding metallophosphoesterase, with product MNDRFESQIDKALMTRLERRIGRVHLNQRLGMEQDFEQRVFGGVGRNFFHLENWYSVHGVIRHVLRLCGLHGRGRRNARRIRVLRNEVYLPRLSASFEGFTLLHLSDLHLDMCPNLPDALIAAVQGLNYDACVLTGDFRARTFGPWQPALDALARVVPHLRQPLYGVLGNHDTVRMVPGLEDLGIRMLMNEAIPLRREHTEIYLAGIDDPHYYRADSLEKAVESIPQGAVSLLLAHSPEIYRNAAYARCDLMLCGHTHGGQICLPGGIPLMRNARAPYALCAGPWRYAGLQGYTSRGCGVSVVDVRLNCPPEVTLHTLRRAQ
- a CDS encoding PepSY domain-containing protein — protein: MRGKRIWKGLLLCLLVVGPMIAEAIDLDKAAERVQKKIDGRVLGGKSVTEDGRTVHVIRVLTPDGRVVHIRVDQETGRILNPSATER
- a CDS encoding DUF1614 domain-containing protein: MRAPFSLPHFLIFFFLLVFLLVFVQLHLISLTFEKLGLSPEATFLMLLGSLLGSGINLPMFTLRSSPPPEAIETPFGLLRLPPRPFTGKTVIAVNVGGCLIPLLFSIYLVSRLNLPLEMLGLGIAIVAAISHLLSRPIPGLGIGMPMLVAPLTAASLALLLGDDHRAPFAYISGTLGVLIGADLLRLKDIRTLGAPIASIGGAGTFDGIFMTGILAVLLS
- the sppA gene encoding signal peptide peptidase SppA → MAQESETRSEKSPQESPWERDVLEKLALEGIAERRRARRWNIFFKLLFFAYLVAITVSALRPWPEMVRPDGKVTARVDVKGILMEDSRANAETLIKGLRRASSAPNARGILLKMNSPGGSPVQAAYVYEAIRRIKQEKPDLPIVAVVTDVCASGCYYIAAAADKIYVNPASVVGSIGVIMNGFGLVETLQKLGVERRLLTAGEHKALLDPFSPVNPEEKAHVQRLLDRIHRQFIDAVKQGRGERLKDDPDLFSGLVWTGSQSVDLGLVDGIGDSRYVAEEIFGAKKIVDFTPKEDVLERLSRRIGTTLGTTLGQVLTNGWGALR
- the proB gene encoding glutamate 5-kinase, encoding MRTRERFPKARRIIVKIGSSLLTRGGRGLDTEALARWTDQIAGLWRDNRPTLLVSSGAVAEGMVRLGWRVRPQNLNELQAAAAVGQTGLIQAYETQFQRHGRRTAQILLTHEDTAHRQRYLNARSTLTTLLSHGVVPIVNENDTVVIDEIRFGDNDTLGALVANLIEADLLVILTDQPGLFDKDPGLYSDARRISEISVDDPHLDRIAGGSRSGLGRGGMITKVRAARLAARSGTGTIIVGGQEPDVLPRLLRGEALGTFLIPDSEPLIARKRWLIGQFQVKGRLILDAGAVRALRQEGKSLLPIGVRQVEGGFRRGDVVSCLSEEGYEVARGLINYDAQEARQIHGQPSHRIAAILGYVDEPELIHRDNLVLL
- a CDS encoding CDP-archaeol synthase, with product MATPCYHDGNKNKFGDAMLEIKLLILLLVANGAPVVAWDLFKERFAWPVDCGAVMPDGRFLLGPAKTWRGLLASLFTTGITAPLIGFPWTLGAWVAAAAMAGDLLSSFVKRRLGVQASDTAPGLDQIPESLLPLWAVNAHFALGWDRIGLLVAVFYIAEVSLSPLLYRLGIRKRPY
- a CDS encoding archease, translating into MGCSTWEHFEHMADIGVRGFGDTPAEAFARAAVAMTAVVTDPAVVAPRDTVEIEFGRDDEGDLELLLVDFLNAVIYEMAVRGMLFSRYDVRIDDRHLRATLRGEAVDRAKHQPAVEVKGATYTELKVARSAQGGWLAQCVLDV
- the rpsT gene encoding 30S ribosomal protein S20 translates to MANIASARKRARQAQKRYFLNKAHRSRMRSFIKSVTKATEKGDLEGAREAYRKAVPVIDSMVNKGILHKNNAARTKSRLNARVKALSQASA